The proteins below are encoded in one region of Paeniglutamicibacter cryotolerans:
- the ligM gene encoding vanillate/3-O-methylgallate O-demethylase yields the protein MSPKNLQEVLDEAGDTVELLRNSQLGAYVYPVVAPEFSNWRSEQRAWRETAVLYDQTHHMDNLFISGPDALKLISATAINSVAEFPLDRAKQYVPVTPAGHVIGDGILFHEAPDEYVYVGRAPAANWLLFQAETGGYDVRIEVDRRSPSRPMGKPVQRRYWRFQIQGPQAWNIIEKLNGEPLEKQRFFSMSHMNIAGQRVRTLRHGMAGAPGLEIWGPYDSYDLIRQSVLEAGAEFGMVPVGARAYPSNTLESGWIPSPLPGIYTGDELIDYRKWLGADSYEATNAVAGSFDSTNVEDYYHTPWELGYGSFVKFDHDFIGREALEKIDPATQRKKVTLAWNDEDLGTILTSILGPDSLPYKFFDLPLANYGSSNYDRVIDADGKTVGLSMFTGYSSNERRGLSLAVVDADVPEGTELRVVWGEPDGGTRKTTVEPHRQFEARVVVSPTPYSAVARAEYHGGWRTSYGT from the coding sequence ATGTCACCCAAAAACCTCCAAGAGGTCCTTGACGAGGCCGGAGACACTGTCGAACTGCTGCGAAATTCGCAGCTGGGAGCCTATGTCTACCCCGTAGTTGCCCCGGAATTCTCCAATTGGCGCAGTGAGCAGCGCGCTTGGCGCGAAACCGCAGTGCTATATGACCAGACCCACCACATGGACAACCTGTTCATCTCTGGGCCCGATGCTCTCAAGCTCATTTCAGCCACGGCCATCAATAGTGTCGCCGAGTTCCCACTAGACCGGGCCAAGCAATATGTCCCGGTCACGCCCGCCGGCCACGTCATCGGGGATGGCATCCTGTTCCACGAGGCCCCCGACGAGTACGTGTATGTGGGCCGGGCGCCGGCGGCCAACTGGCTCCTTTTCCAAGCGGAGACCGGTGGCTACGACGTGCGAATCGAGGTAGATCGCCGCTCGCCCTCCCGACCCATGGGCAAACCCGTCCAGCGCAGATACTGGCGCTTTCAGATCCAAGGCCCCCAGGCCTGGAACATCATCGAAAAGCTCAATGGCGAACCCCTGGAAAAGCAGCGGTTCTTCAGCATGAGCCACATGAACATTGCCGGGCAGCGGGTTCGCACCCTGCGCCATGGAATGGCAGGTGCGCCCGGCCTGGAGATCTGGGGGCCGTACGATTCATATGACCTGATCCGCCAGTCCGTCCTGGAAGCCGGTGCGGAATTCGGCATGGTCCCCGTGGGTGCGCGAGCCTATCCCTCCAACACCTTGGAATCCGGATGGATCCCCTCGCCGCTTCCGGGAATCTACACGGGCGATGAACTGATCGATTACCGCAAGTGGCTGGGCGCAGACAGCTACGAGGCAACTAACGCAGTGGCTGGAAGCTTCGATTCGACGAATGTCGAGGACTACTATCACACACCTTGGGAACTCGGATACGGCTCGTTCGTGAAATTCGACCACGATTTCATCGGGCGCGAGGCGCTGGAGAAAATCGATCCAGCCACCCAGCGCAAGAAGGTCACACTCGCCTGGAACGACGAAGACCTGGGCACGATCCTGACCTCGATACTCGGCCCCGATTCGCTGCCCTACAAGTTCTTCGACCTGCCGTTGGCCAACTACGGCTCATCGAACTACGACAGGGTCATTGATGCCGACGGCAAAACGGTGGGCTTGTCCATGTTCACCGGATACAGCTCCAACGAGCGCCGGGGACTCTCCCTGGCGGTGGTCGATGCAGACGTCCCGGAAGGGACCGAGCTACGCGTCGTCTGGGGAGAGCCCGACGGCGGCACCAGGAAGACGACCGTCGAACCCCACCGGCAGTTCGAGGCCCGCGTTGTCGTAAGTCCCACCCCCTACTCGGCGGTGGCCCGGGCCGAATACCACGGCGGATGGCGGACCTCCTACGGGACATAA
- the fdhA gene encoding formaldehyde dehydrogenase, glutathione-independent — translation MSGNRAVAYQGPGIVEVIDTPFPTFELTDGPGVNPANVGRKVPHGVILRTVATNICGSDQHMVRGRTTAPTGLVLGHEITGEVIEVGRDVEFIKVGDIVSVPFNISCGRCRNCKEQKTGICLNVNPDRPGSAYGYVDMGGWVGGQAEYVLVPYADWNLLRFPDRDQALEKIMDLTMLSDILPTGFHGAVTAGVTVGSTVYVAGAGPVGLAAAASAQLLGAAVVIVGDLNEDRLAQARSFGCEGINVAHGDPADQIEQLLGVREVDAGIDAVGFEARGHGHGAGAAEAPATVLNSLMDLTAAGGSLGIPGLYVTGDPGAADEAAQKGSLSLSLGTGWAKSLSFTTGQCPAMKYNRALMMAILHERIHIAKAVNAQAILLEDAPRGYAEFDAGAATKYVLNPNGYLNN, via the coding sequence ATGTCAGGTAACAGGGCAGTCGCCTACCAGGGCCCGGGCATCGTCGAGGTCATCGACACCCCCTTCCCCACCTTCGAACTCACCGACGGACCCGGAGTCAACCCCGCCAACGTGGGCCGCAAGGTCCCGCACGGGGTCATCCTGCGCACCGTGGCCACCAACATCTGCGGCTCGGACCAACACATGGTCCGCGGACGCACCACCGCCCCCACCGGCCTGGTCCTGGGCCACGAAATCACCGGCGAAGTCATCGAGGTGGGCCGGGACGTCGAATTCATCAAGGTCGGAGACATCGTCTCGGTCCCCTTCAACATCTCCTGCGGCCGCTGCCGCAACTGCAAGGAACAAAAGACCGGGATCTGCCTGAACGTGAACCCCGACCGCCCCGGATCCGCCTACGGCTACGTCGACATGGGCGGCTGGGTCGGCGGCCAAGCCGAATACGTCCTGGTCCCCTACGCCGACTGGAACCTGCTCCGGTTCCCGGACCGCGACCAGGCCCTGGAAAAGATCATGGACCTGACCATGCTCTCGGACATCCTGCCCACCGGCTTCCACGGCGCAGTCACCGCCGGGGTCACCGTCGGCTCCACCGTCTACGTCGCCGGCGCCGGACCGGTCGGCCTGGCCGCCGCAGCCTCCGCCCAGCTCCTCGGCGCCGCGGTGGTCATCGTCGGGGACCTGAACGAGGACCGCCTGGCCCAGGCCCGCTCCTTCGGCTGCGAAGGGATCAACGTCGCCCACGGGGACCCGGCGGACCAGATCGAACAGCTGCTCGGCGTGCGCGAGGTCGATGCGGGCATCGACGCCGTCGGCTTCGAAGCCCGCGGCCACGGCCACGGTGCCGGGGCCGCCGAGGCCCCGGCCACCGTGCTGAACTCGCTGATGGACCTCACCGCCGCCGGAGGATCCCTGGGCATCCCGGGCCTCTACGTCACCGGGGATCCCGGAGCAGCGGACGAAGCGGCCCAGAAGGGCTCCCTGTCCCTGTCCCTGGGCACCGGCTGGGCCAAATCCCTGTCCTTCACCACCGGACAATGCCCGGCCATGAAATACAACCGGGCGTTGATGATGGCGATCCTGCACGAGCGGATCCACATCGCCAAGGCCGTCAACGCGCAGGCGATCCTGCTCGAGGACGCCCCGCGCGGCTACGCCGAATTCGATGCCGGGGCCGCGACGAAGTACGTGCTGAACCCCAACGGCTACCTCAACAACTAA
- a CDS encoding ABC transporter ATP-binding protein, translating into MQSDSIRPTPAGRTLPDGEALLAVRGLKKVYHTDAGDIEAVRNLTFDLGRGELVCLVGPSGSGKTTLLKCIAGLLGSTSGSVTLDGQKVTGPPKKMAVVFQEYGRSLFPWLRVAENVELPLKNAGVPKAERARLVAEALEAVGLAHVPKSYPWQLSGGMQQRVAIARAVAYQPEVLLMDEPFAAVDAQTRADLEDLIRSVWKKLGVTVLFVTHDIDESIYLGERVIILSSSPTIVQEDLVIDLPDERDQLETRSLPRFTELRHHVYAEIQKAKAGHRPEEAITAVGATS; encoded by the coding sequence ATGCAGTCTGATTCGATTCGTCCCACCCCCGCCGGACGCACCCTTCCCGATGGCGAGGCACTGCTCGCGGTCCGTGGCCTGAAGAAGGTCTACCACACCGACGCCGGCGACATCGAGGCGGTGCGCAACCTGACCTTCGACCTGGGCCGCGGCGAGCTGGTCTGCCTGGTCGGGCCCTCGGGCTCGGGTAAGACGACGCTGCTCAAGTGCATCGCCGGTCTGCTGGGATCCACCAGTGGTTCGGTGACGCTGGACGGGCAGAAGGTCACCGGCCCGCCGAAGAAAATGGCAGTGGTCTTCCAGGAGTACGGGCGCTCGCTCTTCCCGTGGCTGCGCGTGGCAGAGAACGTCGAGCTGCCGCTGAAGAACGCCGGTGTGCCCAAGGCCGAGCGCGCCCGCCTGGTCGCCGAGGCGCTGGAGGCAGTGGGCCTTGCCCACGTGCCCAAGTCCTACCCATGGCAACTTTCCGGTGGCATGCAGCAGCGCGTGGCGATCGCCCGTGCCGTGGCGTACCAGCCGGAGGTGCTGCTGATGGATGAGCCGTTCGCCGCAGTCGATGCGCAGACCCGTGCGGATCTGGAGGATTTGATCCGCAGCGTCTGGAAGAAGCTGGGCGTGACGGTGCTGTTCGTGACCCACGATATCGACGAGTCGATCTACCTGGGCGAGCGCGTCATCATCCTGTCCTCCTCCCCGACGATCGTGCAGGAAGACCTGGTCATCGACCTGCCGGACGAGCGCGACCAGCTCGAGACCCGGTCGCTGCCGCGGTTCACCGAGCTGCGTCACCACGTGTATGCGGAGATCCAGAAGGCGAAGGCGGGCCACCGCCCCGAGGAGGCCATCACCGCCGTCGGTGCCACCTCCTGA
- a CDS encoding ABC transporter permease: protein MKFLKTLGYLLGLPIILIAWWWIATSGEPNFFVPTPVQLFETFIETWIGDRILTDVLPSVMRLVIGLGIAIVLGIVLGLAVGLNRTVRAVTEPVFEFFRALPPPVLVPVLMLLVGINDGMKIAVIIFGCVWPVLLNTIEGVRSIDSVQTETSKSYGLSGFNRIRYQVLPSSTPTIMAGIRQSLSIGLILMVISEMFASSSGLGFTIVQFQRSFAVPEMWSGIVVLGLIGVALSFIFQWCERRVLRWYHGLKEVENAV, encoded by the coding sequence GTGAAATTCCTCAAGACCCTGGGCTACCTGCTGGGTTTGCCCATCATCCTGATTGCCTGGTGGTGGATTGCCACCTCCGGTGAACCGAACTTCTTCGTTCCGACCCCGGTCCAGCTCTTCGAAACGTTCATCGAGACGTGGATCGGGGACCGGATCCTCACCGACGTGCTTCCCTCGGTCATGCGCCTGGTCATCGGCCTGGGCATAGCGATCGTCCTGGGCATCGTCCTGGGACTGGCAGTGGGCCTGAACCGTACGGTGCGTGCGGTGACCGAGCCGGTGTTCGAGTTCTTCCGCGCGCTTCCACCGCCGGTGCTTGTGCCGGTGTTGATGCTGCTGGTGGGCATCAACGACGGCATGAAGATCGCCGTGATCATCTTCGGCTGTGTCTGGCCGGTGCTGCTGAACACCATCGAGGGAGTGCGCTCCATCGACTCGGTCCAGACCGAGACCTCGAAGTCCTACGGCCTGTCCGGGTTCAACCGGATTCGTTATCAGGTGCTGCCCTCCTCGACGCCCACGATCATGGCCGGCATCCGCCAGTCCCTGTCGATCGGCCTGATCCTGATGGTCATCTCCGAGATGTTTGCTTCATCCTCCGGCCTGGGCTTCACGATCGTGCAGTTCCAGCGCTCCTTCGCGGTGCCGGAAATGTGGTCGGGCATCGTGGTGCTGGGCCTGATCGGCGTGGCCCTGTCCTTTATCTTCCAATGGTGTGAACGCCGGGTACTGCGCTGGTACCACGGTCTGAAAGAGGTTGAAAATGCAGTCTGA
- a CDS encoding ABC transporter permease, whose product MTQTIQKPAPGRVKKTVPSKGLPTWLLGLFGIIGFLGIWELMPALGLVKAKYLPPASEVLVALVGDFGLTAFWVAVGHTMLAWAIGLAVAVLTALVLGLVIGMSPFLRRATNSTIEFLRPIPSVALIPLAVLLFGVKIESSLLLIIYACFWQVLIQVLYGVADVDNVAMQTAKSYGFSYLQQIRDVIFPTMLPYLMTGIRLAASVALILAITAELIIGSDGLGKEIALAQSGGAIAGMYALIVATGLLGLAINVITRIVEKRILAWHPSVRGEVVS is encoded by the coding sequence ATGACTCAAACCATACAAAAACCGGCCCCGGGCCGGGTGAAAAAGACGGTGCCGTCCAAGGGCCTGCCCACGTGGCTGCTGGGCCTGTTCGGCATCATCGGCTTCCTGGGCATTTGGGAACTGATGCCCGCCCTGGGCCTGGTCAAGGCCAAGTACCTGCCGCCGGCCTCCGAGGTCCTGGTCGCCCTGGTCGGCGACTTCGGCCTGACCGCCTTCTGGGTGGCAGTGGGCCACACCATGCTGGCCTGGGCCATCGGCCTGGCCGTCGCCGTGCTGACGGCACTGGTGCTGGGCCTGGTCATCGGGATGTCCCCGTTCCTGCGCCGGGCCACCAACTCCACCATCGAGTTCCTGCGCCCGATCCCGTCGGTCGCGCTGATCCCGTTGGCTGTGCTGCTCTTCGGCGTGAAGATCGAATCCTCACTGCTGCTGATCATCTACGCCTGCTTCTGGCAGGTATTGATCCAGGTGCTTTACGGGGTGGCCGACGTGGACAACGTGGCGATGCAAACGGCGAAGTCCTATGGCTTCTCCTACCTGCAGCAGATCCGCGACGTCATCTTCCCGACCATGCTGCCGTATCTGATGACCGGCATCCGCCTGGCCGCCTCGGTCGCGCTGATCCTGGCGATCACCGCGGAACTGATCATCGGTTCCGACGGCTTGGGCAAGGAAATCGCCCTCGCCCAGTCCGGTGGCGCCATCGCCGGCATGTATGCGCTGATCGTGGCCACCGGCCTGCTCGGCCTGGCCATCAATGTCATCACGCGAATCGTGGAGAAGCGGATCCTGGCCTGGCACCCCTCGGTCCGCGGGGAGGTTGTCTCGTGA
- a CDS encoding ABC transporter substrate-binding protein → MKNKLKIALAAMGILALSACGSGSPSGAAEVKTGAAGADLEKITVGVIPIVDTAPIWLGKAKGFFEEEGLDLDIQTATGGSAIVPGVQSGSYDFAFSNLISPMVANDKGLDMKLVANGATTSGDTTIDFGAVVVNDDSPIKSPKDLAGKKVSVNNLSNIGDTTISQVVTDAGGDPGTIDFVEVPFPDAPAALENGIVDAAWILDPFLTQSLAEGSRIVTTNFSDFHPELDIAGYFTTKANVESKPELTAKFTRAMNKSLEFAQANPKEVRDIVGTYTKIDADTREKIVLPRYRVDFDMDAAAKLADAAQKFGTVSKPVNLDELMP, encoded by the coding sequence ATGAAGAACAAGCTCAAAATTGCACTGGCCGCCATGGGGATCCTGGCATTGAGCGCCTGCGGTTCCGGTTCGCCCAGCGGTGCCGCGGAGGTAAAGACCGGAGCCGCGGGTGCAGACCTTGAGAAAATCACCGTCGGAGTCATTCCGATCGTGGATACCGCCCCGATCTGGCTTGGCAAGGCCAAGGGCTTCTTCGAGGAAGAAGGCCTTGACCTTGATATCCAGACCGCAACCGGTGGATCGGCCATCGTGCCCGGTGTCCAGTCCGGCAGCTACGACTTCGCTTTCTCCAACCTGATCTCCCCGATGGTGGCGAACGACAAGGGTCTTGACATGAAGCTCGTCGCTAACGGTGCCACCACCAGCGGCGATACCACCATCGATTTCGGCGCAGTGGTTGTGAACGACGATTCCCCGATCAAGTCCCCGAAGGACCTGGCCGGCAAAAAGGTCTCGGTGAACAACCTTTCAAATATCGGTGACACCACCATCTCCCAGGTGGTCACCGACGCCGGCGGAGACCCCGGCACCATCGATTTCGTCGAGGTTCCCTTCCCTGATGCGCCCGCCGCTCTGGAAAACGGAATCGTCGATGCGGCCTGGATCCTGGATCCGTTCCTCACCCAGTCCCTGGCTGAGGGATCGCGCATCGTGACGACGAACTTCTCGGATTTCCACCCCGAGCTCGACATTGCCGGCTACTTCACCACCAAGGCCAATGTTGAATCCAAGCCTGAGCTGACCGCGAAGTTCACGCGTGCCATGAACAAGTCGCTTGAGTTCGCACAGGCCAACCCGAAGGAAGTCCGCGACATCGTGGGCACCTACACCAAGATCGACGCCGACACCCGTGAAAAGATCGTGCTCCCGCGCTACCGCGTGGACTTCGACATGGACGCTGCAGCCAAGCTGGCCGATGCGGCCCAGAAGTTCGGTACCGTTTCCAAGCCGGTCAACCTCGATGAATTGATGCCCTAA
- a CDS encoding acyl-CoA synthetase, translating into MQNQGLGSWIHKRRVKSKGHAAIIKDGVSLSYDELALRVDQLADVLRGLGAGHGSRVAYLGNNHPAFLETLFACGSIGAVFVPLNTRLAARELTYALNDSGSTVLISPESLEGLADPAVRDTAVGHRLVVADEPGLDSPYERSLAAASSGHRDVPVGLEDPAIILYTSGTTGAPKGAVLTHGNMTWNSFNVLVDYDVTSDAVALMIAPMFHAASLGMGALPTLLKGGTLVLQDRFEPSLVLDAIERHQVTSLSGVPTTYQMLAEHPAWGATDISSLRMLTCGGSAVPLRVLEAYEERGLGFSGGYGMTETAPGATSLQAERSREKIGSAGLPHFFSAVRVIDDRGAQVPAGVVGEILLSGPNVILQYWNRPEASAESYADDVWFRSGDMGYLDDEGFLYISDRLKDMIISGGENVYPAEIEQAIMELTEVSSVAVIGVPDPKWGEVPRAIVVPAEGCEVTGARIMEHLDGRIARYKIPRSFVIADELPRTASGKIRKADLRKTFGNSSAPV; encoded by the coding sequence ATGCAGAACCAGGGCCTGGGTAGCTGGATCCACAAGCGCCGCGTCAAGTCCAAGGGCCACGCGGCCATCATCAAGGACGGGGTATCCCTGTCCTACGACGAGCTGGCGCTGCGCGTCGACCAGCTGGCCGATGTCCTGCGCGGGCTCGGTGCCGGCCATGGCTCGCGGGTTGCCTACCTGGGCAACAACCACCCGGCATTCCTGGAAACGCTTTTTGCCTGCGGCAGCATCGGTGCGGTGTTCGTTCCGCTCAATACCCGTCTTGCCGCGCGCGAACTGACCTATGCCCTGAACGATTCGGGCAGCACCGTGCTGATCAGCCCGGAGTCGCTCGAGGGGCTGGCCGACCCTGCAGTGCGCGATACCGCTGTCGGGCACCGGCTCGTGGTGGCCGATGAGCCGGGACTTGATTCCCCCTACGAGCGGTCCCTGGCAGCGGCCTCGTCCGGGCATCGGGATGTGCCGGTGGGCCTGGAGGATCCGGCGATCATCCTCTACACTTCGGGAACCACCGGGGCCCCGAAGGGTGCAGTGCTCACGCACGGAAACATGACATGGAACTCCTTCAACGTGCTAGTCGACTACGACGTCACTTCCGACGCGGTGGCCCTGATGATCGCCCCGATGTTCCACGCCGCATCGCTGGGCATGGGGGCCCTGCCCACGCTGCTCAAGGGCGGGACCCTGGTCCTGCAGGACCGCTTCGAACCGTCGTTGGTGCTCGACGCCATCGAACGGCACCAGGTCACATCGCTCTCGGGCGTTCCCACCACCTACCAGATGCTGGCCGAACACCCCGCGTGGGGCGCTACCGACATTTCCTCCCTGCGCATGCTCACCTGCGGTGGGTCAGCCGTTCCGCTGCGTGTGCTCGAGGCCTATGAGGAACGCGGCCTGGGCTTCTCGGGCGGCTACGGCATGACCGAAACTGCTCCCGGGGCGACCTCGCTGCAGGCGGAACGCTCGCGTGAAAAGATCGGCTCGGCAGGGCTTCCCCACTTCTTCTCCGCCGTGCGGGTCATCGATGATCGCGGCGCCCAGGTCCCGGCCGGCGTGGTCGGGGAGATCCTGCTTTCCGGACCGAACGTCATCCTTCAGTACTGGAACCGTCCCGAGGCGAGCGCCGAATCCTATGCTGACGACGTGTGGTTCCGCTCCGGCGACATGGGGTACCTCGATGACGAGGGTTTCCTGTACATCTCCGACCGGCTGAAGGACATGATCATCTCGGGTGGCGAGAATGTCTACCCCGCCGAGATCGAGCAGGCCATCATGGAGCTCACCGAGGTATCTTCCGTCGCCGTCATCGGTGTGCCCGATCCTAAATGGGGCGAGGTCCCGCGGGCCATTGTCGTTCCGGCCGAGGGTTGCGAAGTGACGGGCGCGCGGATCATGGAGCACCTAGACGGGCGCATCGCCCGGTACAAGATCCCGCGTTCCTTCGTGATCGCCGACGAGCTACCGCGCACCGCCAGCGGAAAGATCCGCAAGGCGGACCTTCGAAAAACCTTCGGCAACTCGTCCGCGCCTGTCTGA
- a CDS encoding ABC transporter substrate-binding protein encodes MKKRLATMLAGASIAALALTGCGGGSPSGAASTEAPKSGEAGGLTKVVVGILPIAPSVAMQYGVDKKIFEKHGLDIELTTASAGAAMLPAVSTGDLNFAVGNPLSVITAVDKGLDMKIVTGYSNSKATGDDINGVVVRADSGINTFADLAGKTTSVNALKTQGDLTIMESAAIDGGDPKALKFSEMPFPDMEAQLDRKNMDAIWVPEPFLSKALAVPENKLLGYPNQKAIPGLPTMVSFTSGKFAQESPDVVAKFQAAMAETLDAAESDQAGAKALLPTFMKMDAKVAENLKMETWDAVVPSEQLDKLGALAAKFEFISKTPDIAALTIKK; translated from the coding sequence ATGAAGAAGCGACTTGCCACGATGCTCGCAGGAGCGTCAATTGCCGCATTGGCCCTGACCGGCTGCGGCGGCGGATCCCCCTCCGGTGCGGCAAGCACCGAAGCACCGAAGTCCGGAGAGGCCGGGGGACTGACCAAGGTCGTCGTCGGCATCCTGCCGATCGCGCCCTCCGTGGCCATGCAGTACGGCGTGGACAAGAAGATCTTCGAGAAGCACGGCCTCGACATCGAACTCACCACCGCCTCCGCCGGTGCGGCAATGCTTCCCGCCGTATCCACCGGTGACCTGAACTTCGCCGTCGGAAACCCGCTGTCGGTCATCACCGCGGTGGACAAGGGCCTGGACATGAAGATCGTCACCGGGTACTCCAACTCCAAGGCCACCGGCGACGACATCAACGGCGTCGTCGTCCGCGCCGATTCGGGCATCAACACCTTCGCCGACCTGGCTGGCAAGACCACCTCGGTGAACGCGCTGAAGACCCAGGGCGACCTGACCATCATGGAATCGGCCGCCATTGATGGCGGGGACCCCAAGGCGCTGAAGTTCAGCGAAATGCCTTTCCCCGATATGGAGGCGCAGCTCGACCGCAAGAACATGGACGCGATCTGGGTTCCGGAGCCCTTCCTGTCCAAGGCACTGGCCGTCCCGGAGAACAAGTTGCTCGGCTACCCGAACCAGAAGGCCATCCCGGGCCTTCCGACCATGGTCAGCTTCACCAGCGGCAAGTTCGCCCAAGAGAGCCCGGACGTCGTCGCCAAGTTCCAGGCCGCCATGGCCGAAACTCTTGACGCGGCCGAGAGCGACCAGGCCGGAGCCAAGGCCCTGCTTCCCACGTTCATGAAGATGGATGCCAAGGTTGCCGAAAACCTGAAGATGGAAACCTGGGACGCCGTTGTCCCCTCCGAGCAGCTGGACAAGCTCGGCGCACTGGCGGCCAAATTCGAATTCATCTCCAAGACGCCCGACATCGCGGCGTTGACCATCAAGAAGTAG
- a CDS encoding MaoC family dehydratase, whose translation MGQTILSYEQLASAAGTDLGYSDFRTVTQDQINTFADATDDHQWIHTDPEKAKEGPFGGPIAHGYLSLSLQIAFWSELFDVTGVSTRVNYGLDKVRFPSPVPVGSQIRMKAIIAEVDEVKGGYQIAVDQVVEVEGAPKPAVVSRGIYRFYA comes from the coding sequence ATGGGCCAGACCATTCTTTCCTACGAACAGCTCGCATCGGCCGCAGGTACCGATCTGGGCTACAGCGACTTCCGCACCGTCACCCAGGACCAGATCAACACGTTCGCCGACGCGACGGATGACCACCAGTGGATCCACACCGATCCGGAAAAGGCCAAGGAGGGCCCGTTCGGTGGACCTATCGCCCACGGCTACCTCTCGCTGAGCCTGCAGATCGCCTTCTGGTCCGAGCTCTTCGACGTCACCGGCGTCTCCACCCGTGTGAACTACGGCCTGGACAAGGTCCGCTTCCCCTCGCCGGTTCCCGTGGGCTCGCAGATCCGCATGAAGGCCATCATCGCCGAGGTCGACGAGGTCAAGGGCGGCTACCAGATCGCCGTCGACCAGGTTGTCGAGGTTGAGGGTGCGCCGAAGCCGGCAGTGGTTTCCCGCGGAATCTACCGCTTCTACGCCTAG
- a CDS encoding acyl-CoA dehydrogenase family protein — MNAFYPSDQYGFAELLSDAERAALLRLRAVLDGHVRPVVDEYWEKGEFPTQVIAPLIELDMMRPAEVIAAGEEVRGLFAGFRNFEIGRVDASVVTFYNAQSGLFRTTVNLGGSAEQVAELDPLIADYSYKGVFALTEPDHGSDIAGGLSTSARFDAGAGEWVINGTKRWIGGAAQSDVLAVFARDEADAKVKCFLVPTASAGVTLRKIERKASLRIMQNADIDLSDVRVPASARLANINSFADVAACLRNMRSDVAWIATGAAAGAYEAALKYVLEREQFGRPLASFQLIQEKLAHMLSNVTAALAMVVRLTQQQDGGVYKDESSSMAKMFTARMLRETAALAREVCGGNGIVLDYGVARFHADAEAIYSYEGTHEINSLIVGRAITGIGAFR; from the coding sequence ATGAACGCCTTCTACCCGAGTGACCAGTACGGTTTTGCCGAACTGCTCTCCGACGCCGAACGCGCCGCGCTGCTGCGGCTGCGTGCTGTGCTCGACGGGCATGTGCGCCCGGTGGTCGACGAATACTGGGAAAAGGGGGAGTTCCCCACCCAGGTCATCGCCCCGCTCATCGAGTTGGACATGATGCGCCCGGCCGAGGTCATCGCCGCCGGCGAGGAGGTGCGCGGGCTCTTCGCCGGGTTCCGCAACTTCGAGATCGGCCGCGTCGATGCATCGGTGGTGACGTTCTACAACGCACAGTCCGGGCTCTTTCGGACCACGGTGAACCTAGGCGGCAGCGCCGAACAGGTGGCCGAGCTCGACCCCTTGATCGCCGACTACTCATATAAGGGGGTCTTCGCCCTGACCGAGCCGGACCACGGATCTGACATCGCCGGTGGCCTGTCCACCAGCGCGCGGTTCGATGCCGGGGCCGGTGAATGGGTCATTAACGGGACCAAGCGCTGGATCGGGGGAGCCGCGCAGTCCGACGTGCTCGCCGTTTTCGCCCGCGACGAGGCAGACGCCAAGGTCAAGTGCTTCCTGGTGCCCACCGCTTCGGCCGGAGTGACGCTGAGAAAGATCGAGCGCAAGGCCAGCCTGCGCATCATGCAGAACGCCGACATTGACCTGTCCGACGTGCGGGTTCCCGCATCGGCGCGCCTGGCGAACATCAACTCGTTCGCCGATGTCGCTGCCTGCCTGCGCAACATGCGCTCCGATGTCGCCTGGATCGCCACCGGTGCCGCGGCGGGCGCCTACGAGGCGGCGCTGAAGTACGTGCTGGAGCGCGAGCAGTTCGGCCGGCCGCTTGCCTCGTTCCAGCTGATCCAGGAGAAGCTCGCGCACATGCTCTCCAATGTCACGGCTGCCCTGGCAATGGTGGTCAGGCTGACCCAGCAGCAGGACGGGGGCGTCTACAAGGACGAATCCTCGTCTATGGCGAAGATGTTCACCGCCAGGATGCTGCGCGAAACCGCCGCGCTGGCCCGCGAGGTCTGCGGCGGCAACGGCATCGTGCTGGATTACGGCGTGGCCCGTTTCCATGCCGATGCCGAGGCCATCTATTCCTACGAGGGCACGCACGAGATCAATTCGCTGATCGTCGGGCGGGCCATCACCGGCATCGGGGCCTTCCGCTAA